In Fragaria vesca subsp. vesca linkage group LG5, FraVesHawaii_1.0, whole genome shotgun sequence, the genomic stretch GCATAGAAAAATTCCTTGCCTGCTCTATCACACACAATGAAGTAAAAGAAAGATTGTATGGTGTTCGTCCTCCATCATAAATACAAGAACCAAACCCTTAAACTCCCTCCCCAATCTCCTCCACAATTTCCCTCTGCATTTATTCCTCAGACACTTTCCCATCTCCCACCACTTACATCTCCCCTCTATACTCCTCAACTACTCTATCGGATATTCCTCCTACCGTTTAGTGTAAAGAATGTCGGCAACTTTCTTATCAAGCTAGCAACATTTTCCATGTGTTTAGTTGAAGATAGTTAGATAGAGTCCTGAGCTGGGATTCTTCAGCTGATCACAATCAGTTGGCACAGAAATTTACTATAACATCATCATCTTCCTATATCAAACCAAGGGAAACAATCACACACTAAAACGTGGCCATTTTGTTTAATTTCTATTCCAATGGAACCTATTTATCAATACCCATATATCAATTGAACCCATTTATCAAAACTCATAAATCAATTGAACCTACATATCAGTTCATAATCTTATATCCTCTACTCTAGGTGACTGAAAATAAAAGGCAACACTAAAAAAGACAGTAAAAAGATAAGGTACAGGGAAAAGCTAAATATAGAGAGAAAGTGAGAGCTTTTGAACCTAAAAAGGAGTGGAGAAGACGAGTCCAGCCTCAATCATTCTTTGCTTGAGTTGAAGTACGTCAGGCCATTGAAACGTGTTCCTCGATTTGGAGAAGCCCAAAGCTCCCAGGGGTGGCGGCCAAGTCGGCTTGGCCTCGCCGTCTCCGACCACGACAACCGAATCGCATCGCAACTCTCCTCCAAATCCAATTTCCTCTTCTAACCATGAATTGCAATTTCAATTACCAAGAGATAAAACTTCATTCTAAAAAAAAATAAAAAATAACAAAAATAAAGAGAACTGGGCTTATGGCAATTCTTGGGCCGTTTAGGCGGAACCTAGTTTGGTTGGGCCTTGGCAGGTTGGTTGGTTCACTTTAAACAAAAACAAAAACAGAGAACTGGGCTTATGCGGGTTAGGTGGGATTTGGGCTGGCTAGGCGGAAACTAGTTTTATTGGGCCTAGGCAGGTTGTTTAGTCCACCTTAAACCAAAAAAATCTAGAAGGAACAAGACTGCCCAATGCGTTCGCGCCGCGCGGGTCTTGGCTCATCGTTCTCTGCCCGTCTTCTCTCACCTCTCATCTCTCTCCGGACCTCCGGCGAATTGCGGCAGCACTCCACGACCCAGAATCAGCCGGAGACCGCCGTCTTATGAAGTTTCTGAAGCAGAATATCAGGTATTTGAAGTGTTCATTACTATGTTAGTGCCAATATGCTTCCTGATATGCCCCATGTTTTATGCCGTTTTTTTTTTTTTCTGGGTGAATCAATAGTCATGATAAATTGATTGGAAAATGGAGACACGAAAATGGAGTTCCTCAATTCTATCAGATACAGTATTTATTGGAAAATAGGAATTCTACAATTTCGATTAGGAAGAAGCTTGGCTTTCAATGTTAATGGAGCAGAGTATATAATGTTATTAGTATGTTGTACCTTTAGCTAATGGGAAAGACATCTCATCAGCCTTATTATCTAAATCAAACATCCTATTTCCAGTCATTGAGAAAGTGAGATTCTAAACCAAACATCCTATTTCCCAGTATAATTAGCTTTACATGGAGAAGAGAAGATAAAAGAGTTCAAGAACAGAAAATGAGATATAATCGAGATACTAAGTATCGTCGATTAAAACTACGATCAACAAACTAGTACAGTTTATCAATTTCTAATCTCTTGGAGATAGCAGCACCTGGTTAACCATATTGTCCAAATCCAAGAAAGATGAGCCATGAGGGCCAGTAGTGGCCTTCTCTGCCAACTTCTTCCACTCCATGGATTTCTTCCTCATCTCTTTTCCTTCCTCTCCCTCCATTAACTTCCTAACAACGCTTTCTATGTAGTTTCTCTTAACATCACCCTCCATCTCTATGCCTATACCCCATTCTTTGCAACAGTACCTACAGTTGGTTTGTTGCTCGCCGTTGAAGGGCCAACAGATCATCGGCACTCCCCCACACACACTTTCAATGGTTGAGTTCCAGCCACTATGAGTCAAGAACCCTCCTATAGCTGGATGGCTTAGGACTTGTTCTTGACAGCACCAACTTGCTAGTAGCCCTCTTTCTTTAGTCTGTTCTATAAACTCTGGGGGCAGGACAGGTGATTCTCCCCCAACCAGGTCAGGTCTAATGACCCAAAAAAAGGTCTTGCTGCTGTCTGCAAGTCCCCAAGCAAATTCAATTAGCTGCTCATCTGTCATGACTGTACTACTTCCAAAGTTGACATATATCACAGAACTAGGTTCTTTAGAGTCAAGCCATTCAAAACAGTCTGGTTCTTCTCTCCATAGATTTGCTCCAATCAACTTGAAGTTGCTATCTTCAGCTGGTATCTGGTTAAGTTGTAGGTATAGGGGTCCAATGGAGTATATAGGTGGTAGCAAATGCGAAATTGCCTCTAGAACTTCATGCTCTAAGGCATCAAATGTGTTCAAAATGATAGCAGAAGCTCTTTGAACTTGTTCTGTATCGTGCAAAATTAAGTGCAGAATGGGGTCATTTGGGTCAGTGGTTCTCATGAAGGTTGGGATATCCTTCAATTGGATTCCTTTCATTCCTGGAATCCAATCTATCACTGTATCCAAATACCCGTTTGTCAAATAACTGTCATCTGCAAGTCAACCAAGAACATAGTACTACTGAAGTGAGTCAAGTTTTGTAATGCAAAAGATCTAGAACAAATTATAGACTTATAGCATGCAGGTTAGTTAGATAATCAATGCCTCTCCATATGTCCAATGATCAGAGATTTAAAGCCATTTCCAAATCTATATGAAATCTATAACAAGTCATTAGTTCCATAATATCTGCTTCTTCTTTTTTTCATAAAACCAAATGAGACTTCACGAAGTAGTGATATCCTGCCTTTTCATAATTAGTAATCAGTACCTTTAAGAGGAACCAAACCCTTCTCGATGAGATTGTAATATTGAAGGTATCCCATGAAACCACAAGCACTTGTTGTCCAGAAAATAACTTCAGGAAGGCCAAGTTCTTGGGCTGCATCAAGAGTGAAGTTCATGATGCCATCAGCAACTATGCAGGTCACTGGAGGCGAATTTGGGGAAGAATTGAGCTTCAAAAGAAGGTCTCTGAAGGGTGCTAGGCAGTTTTTCCTTGTGGACTCGCATAGCGATGGCATGTGTTGTGTGGCAACGTTTGCATCAGTTGGAGGAAGACCATCTGGAATTGTCTCAAACCGAAAGGAAGGGAAGCCGTCAAGAGAGTTTGGACCTCGAGATTTCAGCAGGCGTTTATGTATGAACTCTGTGTTGACAAAGGTTATATAAAAACCTTTGTAGTGGAGGAGCTTA encodes the following:
- the LOC101294850 gene encoding UDP-glycosyltransferase 85A2-like, with protein sequence MECNGLTSEKPHAVCIPFPAQGHINPMLKVAKLLHYKGFYITFVNTEFIHKRLLKSRGPNSLDGFPSFRFETIPDGLPPTDANVATQHMPSLCESTRKNCLAPFRDLLLKLNSSPNSPPVTCIVADGIMNFTLDAAQELGLPEVIFWTTSACGFMGYLQYYNLIEKGLVPLKDDSYLTNGYLDTVIDWIPGMKGIQLKDIPTFMRTTDPNDPILHLILHDTEQVQRASAIILNTFDALEHEVLEAISHLLPPIYSIGPLYLQLNQIPAEDSNFKLIGANLWREEPDCFEWLDSKEPSSVIYVNFGSSTVMTDEQLIEFAWGLADSSKTFFWVIRPDLVGGESPVLPPEFIEQTKERGLLASWCCQEQVLSHPAIGGFLTHSGWNSTIESVCGGVPMICWPFNGEQQTNCRYCCKEWGIGIEMEGDVKRNYIESVVRKLMEGEEGKEMRKKSMEWKKLAEKATTGPHGSSFLDLDNMVNQVLLSPRD